One genomic region from Salvia hispanica cultivar TCC Black 2014 chromosome 2, UniMelb_Shisp_WGS_1.0, whole genome shotgun sequence encodes:
- the LOC125206443 gene encoding probable inactive receptor kinase At2g26730, with the protein MMIINFWLILTATCILTSPSSAETEQVRTALALFMETLSLGSNIPREANWGWNASSDPCTDAWKGITCYSDGATVKKIILDELNLTGPIDATSLCAAASITVLSLNSNGVTGDLPEDISKCTKLTHVYLHGNRLSGSLPTSLSRLKNLKRLDVSDNGISGGIPDISRISGLLTFLAQNNRLNGSIPNFDFENLEEFNVSNNDLSGAIPAGAGGLSVSRFLGNPLLCGPPLPNACPPLPPQPPPPKKKSDSSKKDYFIYSGYGLIGVIVVLLIAFKLMKKKARREKKDAAAKGFGFRRDSGHDKISGSSSDSKAGGGNRSEFSITPESGKNSSSLTVLSSPLMNGLKFEDLLRSPAEMISRGRHGSLYKVTVDEGVNLAVKRIRDWEIGRNEFKMRMQRIDEFRHPNVMPIVAFYCSRQEKLLVYHFQENGSLFNLLHGPANSESFDWGSRLNLAAKIAEALAYMHQGLKGDGIVHGNLKSSNIFLSKEMEPLISEYGLQAGVGIHDESMETDVSSMGIVLLELLTGKVVQNNGMELARWVNSAIREEWTVEVFDKALVVEGASEERMVMLLQLALKCIDRSSELRPSVAEVARVIASIREQEEKSASFDSL; encoded by the exons ATGATGATTATTAACTTCTGGCTAATCCTAACAGCCACATGCATCCTCACTTCCCCATCAAGCGCTGAAACAGAGCAAGTGCGAACCGCGCTCGCCCTGTTCATGGAAACGCTCTCTCTCGGGAGTAACATCCCGAGAGAGGCGAACTGGGGTTGGAACGCGAGTTCCGACCCATGCACCGATGCTTGGAAAGGCATCACGTGCTACAGCGACGGGGCCACCGTCAAGAAAATCATCCTCGACGAGCTCAACCTCACCGGGCCCATCGACGCCACCTCCCTCTGCGCGGCCGCCTCGATAACCGTCCTCAGCCTCAACTCCAACGGCGTCACCGGAGATCTCCCGGAGGATATATCAAAATGCACCAAACTCACCCATGTCTATCTCCATGGAAACAGGCTGTCCGGAAGCCTCCCTACTTCCCTCTCCAGGCTGAAGAATCTCAAGAGACTCGACGTCTCCGATAATGGAATCTCCGGTGGCATCCCGGATATCTCGAGAATCTCCGGCCTGCTAACTTTTCTAGCTCAGAATAATCGGTTGAATGGAAGCATACCGAACTTCGACTTCGAAAATCTTGAGGAATTCAACGTCTCTAACAATGATCTCAGCGGCGCGATCCCCGCCGGCGCCGGGGGGTTAAGCGTGTCGAGGTTTTTAGGCAATCCGCTGCTGTGTGGGCCGCCGTTGCCTAATGCCTGCCCGCCTCTGCCTCCTCAGCCGCCTCcgccaaaaaagaaaagcgATTCTTCTAAAAAGGACTACTTTATCTATTCCGGCTACGGTTTGATCGGCGTGATCGTCGTGCTCCTCATCGCCTTCAAACTCATGAAGAAGAAGGcgaggagagagaagaaagatgcGGCGGCGAAGGGGTTCGGATTCCGGAGAGACAGTGGGCACGACAAGATCAGCGGATCGTCGAGCGATTCGAAGGCGGGAGGCGGGAACAGGTCGGAGTTCTCGATAACTCCGGAGAGTGGGAAGAATTCGTCGTCGCTGACTGTATTGTCTAGCCCTCTGATGAATGGTCTGAAATTCGAGGATTTGCTCCGGTCGCCGGCGGAGATGATCAGCCGCGGCAGGCACGGGAGCCTGTACAAGGTGACGGTGGACGAGGGCGTGAATTTGGCGGTGAAGAGGATTAGGGATTGGGAGATTGGGAGAAATGAATTCAAGATGAGAATGCAGAGGATTGATGAGTTTAGGCATCCGAATGTGATGCCGATTGTTGCATTCTATTGTTCTAGGCAGGAGAAGCTCTTGGTGTatcattttcaagaaaatggcAGCCTCTTCAACCTCCTTCATG GACCTGCAAACAGTGAGAGCTTCGACTGGGGAAGCAGGCTAAACCTGGCGGCGAAAATTGCGGAAGCGCTAGCGTACATGCACCAAGGGCTGAAGGGAGATGGAATTGTGCACGGGAACTTGAAATCCTCCAACATATTTCTGAGCAAGGAGATGGAGCCCCTGATCAGCGAGTACGGGCTGCAGGCAGGGGTCGGGATCCACGACGAGTCTATGGAAACGGACGTTTCGAGTATGGGGATTGTGCTGCTGGAGCTCCTGACGGGGAAGGTGGTGCAGAACAACGGGATGGAGCTGGCGCGGTGGGTGAACTCGGCGATAAGGGAGGAGTGGACGGTGGAGGTGTTCGATAAGGCGCTGGTGGTGGAAGGAGCGAGCGAGGAGAGGATGGTGATGCTGCTGCAGCTGGCGCTTAAATGCATCGACAGATCATCGGAGCTCAGGCCTAGTGTTGCCGAAGTTGCTCGTGTGATTGCCTCTATAAGGGAGCAGGAGGAGAAATCTGCTTCTTTTGATTCTTTGTGA
- the LOC125205795 gene encoding rac-like GTP-binding protein ARAC10 isoform X1: MSSSVSRFIKCVTVGDGAVGKTCMLICYTSNKFPTDYIPTVFDNFSANVVVEGTTVNLGLWDTAGQEDYNRLRPLSYRGGDVFVLAFSLVSRASYENIFKKWIPELNHFAPGVPIVLVGTKLDLREDKHYLADHPGLVPVTTAQGEELRKQIGAAYYIECSSKTQQNVKAVFDAAIRVVIKPLQKQKEKKKARQGCLVNIFCGRTV; this comes from the exons ATGTCTTCAAGCGTTTCAAGATTTATCAAGTGTGTGACTGTGGGTGATGGTGCTGTTGGCAAGACTTGTATGCTTATTTGCTACACCAGTAACAAATTTCCCACT GACTATATACCAACAGTGTTTGATAATTTCAGTGCAAATGTGGTAGTTGAAGGAACTACAGTCAACTTAGGCCTCTGGGATACAGCAG GCCAAGAAGACTACAATAGGTTGAGGCCTCTGAGCTACAGAGGAGGGGATGTGTTTGTCTTGGCATTTTCATTAGTCAGCCGCGCAAGCTACGAGAACATATTTAAGAAG TGGATCCCTGAACTTAATCATTTTGCTCCCGGGGTTCCAATTGTCCTTGTTGGCACCAAACTAG ATCTACGCGAGGATAAGCATTACTTAGCTGATCATCCTGGATTAGTTCCCGTTACCACTGCACAGGGGGAGGAGCTCCGCAAGCAAATTGGTGCCGCCTACTATATTGAATGCAGTTCAAAAACTCAACAG AATGTGAAAGCAGTTTTTGATGCTGCTATCAGAGTAGTCATCAAGCCTCTGCAAAAgcagaaggagaagaaaaaggCACGTCAAGGATGTCTTGT GAATATCTTCTGCGGAAGAACGGTCTAG
- the LOC125205795 gene encoding rac-like GTP-binding protein ARAC10 isoform X2, with translation MVLLARLVCLFATPVTNFPLANVVVEGTTVNLGLWDTAGQEDYNRLRPLSYRGGDVFVLAFSLVSRASYENIFKKWIPELNHFAPGVPIVLVGTKLDLREDKHYLADHPGLVPVTTAQGEELRKQIGAAYYIECSSKTQQNVKAVFDAAIRVVIKPLQKQKEKKKARQGCLVNIFCGRTV, from the exons ATGGTGCTGTTGGCAAGACTTGTATGCTTATTTGCTACACCAGTAACAAATTTCCCACT TGCAAATGTGGTAGTTGAAGGAACTACAGTCAACTTAGGCCTCTGGGATACAGCAG GCCAAGAAGACTACAATAGGTTGAGGCCTCTGAGCTACAGAGGAGGGGATGTGTTTGTCTTGGCATTTTCATTAGTCAGCCGCGCAAGCTACGAGAACATATTTAAGAAG TGGATCCCTGAACTTAATCATTTTGCTCCCGGGGTTCCAATTGTCCTTGTTGGCACCAAACTAG ATCTACGCGAGGATAAGCATTACTTAGCTGATCATCCTGGATTAGTTCCCGTTACCACTGCACAGGGGGAGGAGCTCCGCAAGCAAATTGGTGCCGCCTACTATATTGAATGCAGTTCAAAAACTCAACAG AATGTGAAAGCAGTTTTTGATGCTGCTATCAGAGTAGTCATCAAGCCTCTGCAAAAgcagaaggagaagaaaaaggCACGTCAAGGATGTCTTGT GAATATCTTCTGCGGAAGAACGGTCTAG